One genomic segment of Pyruvatibacter mobilis includes these proteins:
- a CDS encoding DUF3426 domain-containing protein: MIITCPECETRYTVKAEAFKAPGRKVRCKECGNEWFQEPPEDEAAVPAPTGEAVPDPAPEPEPQPEPAPEPADEPAVVAAAAEPVPATEEPAPARKAKPSPGAETSAFTPAKKSRRGAIIGWSILVVFVGVFFGSLIAFRGDVAAYWPATAKLYDAIGFPVAVHHMEFRQVTFEETKENGLDVLSVRGEIINVTEERAPVPRVRLALRDAEGRELYHYFFAIPEGELDGGAVAEFVTRLSSPPAQASDFVLRFVEPGEYSGGGTGSGAGS, encoded by the coding sequence ATGATCATCACTTGCCCAGAATGCGAGACGCGCTACACGGTGAAGGCCGAGGCCTTCAAGGCGCCTGGCCGCAAGGTGCGCTGCAAGGAATGCGGCAATGAGTGGTTTCAGGAGCCGCCGGAAGACGAGGCCGCAGTGCCTGCGCCGACAGGCGAGGCAGTGCCCGACCCGGCACCTGAACCAGAGCCTCAGCCGGAGCCCGCTCCCGAACCTGCTGACGAGCCTGCCGTTGTTGCGGCGGCCGCGGAGCCCGTTCCCGCGACGGAAGAGCCTGCGCCGGCCAGGAAGGCGAAACCGTCTCCGGGTGCTGAGACATCCGCCTTCACGCCGGCCAAGAAGTCCCGCCGGGGCGCGATTATCGGCTGGAGTATCCTTGTCGTATTTGTCGGTGTGTTTTTCGGCTCCCTCATCGCCTTCCGGGGCGATGTGGCGGCCTACTGGCCCGCTACGGCAAAGCTCTACGATGCGATCGGATTTCCGGTGGCGGTCCATCACATGGAATTCCGCCAGGTCACCTTCGAGGAAACGAAGGAAAATGGTCTCGACGTGCTGTCGGTACGCGGGGAGATCATCAATGTGACCGAAGAGCGGGCGCCCGTGCCGCGGGTGCGGCTGGCGCTCAGGGACGCGGAAGGCCGCGAGCTCTATCACTATTTCTTTGCGATTCCCGAGGGGGAACTTGACGGCGGTGCGGTGGCGGAGTTCGTCACCCGGCTTTCAAGCCCGCCCGCCCAGGCGTCGGATTTCGTACTGCGCTTCGTTGAGCCGGGTGAGTATTCCGGTGGCGGGACGGGCAGTGGCGCCGGCAGCTAG
- the ftsE gene encoding cell division ATP-binding protein FtsE encodes MIRFENVGLRYGLGPEVLRDISFHLEPGGFHFLTGPSGAGKTSLLKLMFLALRPSRGLITMFGNDLATTSRQDLPALRRRIGVVFQEFRLLDHLTTFENVALPLRIAGHDMDDYRDDVIELLQWVGLGERMHATPATLSGGEKQRAAIARAVVARPDVLLADEPTGNVDPDMGLRLLRLFEELNRFGTTVLIATHDHALVERSGAPVLHLAKGELIQ; translated from the coding sequence GTGATCCGCTTCGAGAATGTTGGATTGCGCTACGGATTGGGGCCTGAGGTCCTGCGCGACATCAGCTTCCATCTCGAACCGGGCGGCTTCCACTTCCTCACCGGCCCGTCAGGCGCCGGCAAGACATCGCTCCTCAAGCTGATGTTCCTCGCCCTGCGTCCGTCGCGCGGGCTCATCACCATGTTCGGCAATGACCTTGCCACCACCAGCCGCCAGGACCTGCCGGCCCTGCGCCGGCGCATCGGCGTGGTGTTTCAGGAATTCCGCCTGCTGGATCACCTCACAACATTTGAGAACGTCGCCCTGCCCCTGCGCATCGCAGGCCACGACATGGACGACTACCGCGACGACGTGATTGAGCTTTTGCAATGGGTCGGGCTGGGCGAACGCATGCATGCAACACCAGCCACCCTGTCCGGCGGTGAGAAACAGCGCGCTGCAATCGCCCGCGCCGTTGTCGCCCGGCCTGATGTGCTGCTCGCTGACGAACCGACCGGCAATGTGGACCCGGACATGGGTCTGCGCCTGCTCCGGCTGTTCGAGGAACTGAACCGCTTCGGCACCACCGTGCTGATCGCTACTCATGATCACGCGCTCGTGGAGCGGTCAGGCGCCCCCGTGCTGCATCTGGCCAAGGGCGAGCTCATCCAATGA